The segment TGCCAAACCTGGGTCATAGCCCCAGGCTAACCTGTCCCCAAATTACGCAGGTATCAATAAGGTGGCAGCGGTCAATGCCGCCATAGGACGTGCCTGCCCCATTCATGACCAGGCAGTATGTATCGGAGTCCGGGTCGTCGACGTCCACCTCCAGCGCCTTCTGGAGTTCAAGTGTGCAGGTCGGCTCGTCCGCGTCATCTGCGAGGGCGATCAAGAAGGTATTCAGGTCATCGAGGTTCAGGGTAGAGACTGCCCGTGCATTGAAGCGAACAACCATGGGGTAAGAATGGCATAGATGCCGTTGGTCGACACGCCCTCATCACATACGTACGCTGTCCAGTTCCACGGGGCCGCGTGGCCTGAGCAGCGCGCATCAGCTGGCCGTGAAGCACACCTGGGCACAGGTCCAGTCCAAGACGTACACCTGCAGCCTAGGAACCCGGCAGCGCCGGGCGAGTTCCAGTTGATCGTGCCCATCAAGTAACGCCCAGCCGGAAACGCCGTCTGCATTACGCGGCGCGGCCAGCAGCGGCATCTCCAGAAAATCAAGGCGTGCCCACTTGGGTTTGCTGTAGTGCTCGACGCGTGCCAGGTCGAAACCGGAGGCGAGGTGCATACTACACAGGCGCTCAGTACTCCACGTCTCTGGACCATCCAGGGTAAAGACGAACGCTCGGGCCAGCGAAACGTTCCAGCAGCCGTGCACGTCCTT is part of the Deinococcus ruber genome and harbors:
- a CDS encoding Imm10 family immunity protein, which produces MVVRFNARAVSTLNLDDLNTFLIALADDADEPTCTLELQKALEVDVDDPDSDTYCLVMNGAGTSYGGIDRCHLIDTCVIWGQVSLGL